The Scyliorhinus canicula unplaced genomic scaffold, sScyCan1.1, whole genome shotgun sequence genome window below encodes:
- the LOC119961553 gene encoding gastrula zinc finger protein XlCGF71.1-like isoform X1 produces MGKPWKCEDCGKEFTFPSALETHRRSHTGERPFTCSVCGKRFRSLSNLRTHQQVHTGERPFTCSKCGKGFRDSSCLLAHQRVHTGEKPFTCSVCGKRFTNSSDLLRHQRVHSGERPFTCSNCGKGFRDSFCLLRHQLVHTGEKPFICSVCREGFTTSSDLLRHQRVHTGEKPFTCSMCGKGFRDSYSLLTHQRVHTGDKPFTCSVCRKAFGDASDLRTHQQVHIGEKPFTAPCLGKDSEIHPTSCHTSEFTPGTFHSPAPCLGKESELHPTC; encoded by the coding sequence ATggggaaaccgtggaaatgtgaggattgtgggaaggaattcactttCCCATCTGCGCTGGAAacacatcgacgcagtcacaccggcgagagaccgttcacctgctcagtgtgtgggaagagatttagaTCTTTgtccaacctgcggacacaccagcaagttcacaccggggagagaccattcacctgctccaagtgtgggaaaggattcagagattcatcctgcctgctggcacaccagcgcgttcacaccgGAGAGAAGCCGtttacctgctcagtgtgtgggaagagatttactAATTCATCTGACTtgttgagacaccagcgagttcactctggggagagaccattcacctgctccaattgtgggaaaggattccgAGATTCATTCTGCCTGCTGAGGCACCAGctagttcacaccggggagaagccgtTTATCTGCTCCGTGTGTAGGGAGGGATTTACTACTTCATCTGACTtgttgagacaccagcgagttcacactggagagaagccattcacctgctccatgtgtgggaaaggattcagagatTCATACAGCCTGTTgactcaccagcgagttcacactggggacaaGCCGTTTACCTGTTCAGTGTGTAGGAAAGCATTCGGAGATGCATCAGACCTGCGaacacaccagcaggttcacatcggggagaagccatttactGCTCCATGTctgggaaaggattctgagattcATCCAACCAgctgtcacaccagcgagttcacaccggggacattccattcacctgctccatgtctgGGAAAGGAATCAGagcttcatccaacctgctga